A single region of the Marinobacter nanhaiticus D15-8W genome encodes:
- a CDS encoding DUF6942 family protein, translated as MPKDSRLGPDFPRVTLYLPHRPRGLIQLIENPNAHALLSLNSNHWRKIVTLLAKIASPVADGWRQFRDQDLFRDTALGFSPELDEGSHWHWIGGKENLQRFGHLHHDAQPLVDQSEVLIDPDKRLLLTPYPDYRQLSNTMVDRIRVALESKGFYDT; from the coding sequence ATGCCCAAAGATAGCCGCCTGGGTCCAGACTTTCCGCGCGTGACGCTCTACCTTCCCCACCGCCCCCGCGGACTCATCCAGCTTATAGAAAACCCGAATGCTCATGCCCTGCTCTCCCTGAACTCCAACCATTGGCGCAAGATCGTAACGTTGCTGGCCAAGATTGCGAGTCCGGTGGCCGATGGCTGGCGACAGTTCCGGGACCAGGACCTGTTCAGGGATACGGCCCTGGGTTTTTCGCCTGAGCTGGACGAGGGAAGCCATTGGCACTGGATCGGCGGTAAAGAAAATCTCCAACGTTTCGGCCATCTTCACCATGATGCACAACCGCTGGTGGACCAATCCGAGGTTTTGATCGATCCCGATAAACGCTTACTACTGACGCCCTATCCGGATTATCGCCAACTCAGCAATACCATGGTCGACCGCATTAGGGTGGCGCTTGAATCCAAGGGCTTCTACGACACCTGA
- a CDS encoding PQQ-dependent sugar dehydrogenase — protein sequence MQRPNPLIPVGLIFLLAACGDKAQLSVSEGTGKDPKLPDPTQTFIPTVNIAKATGWPSGEKPQAIEGTQVEAFADDLKHPRWLYVLPNGDVLVAETNAQPKSGGEDDGFSIRGWIQGMIMEDAGASVPSADRITLLRDTDGDGVADERSTFLEDLRSPFGMALVGNDFYVANTNAVVRFPYEEGQTRITAEGSQVTELPAGQINYHWTKSLVASPDGSKLYVGVGSNSNVGEKGLDKEKGRAAIWEIDPGTGEYREYATGLRNPVGMAWQPDTGELWVAVNERDELGSDLVPDYMTSVREGGFYGWPYSYFGDHVDERVEPPAPEKVAEAIVPDYALGPHTASLGLTSAEGNNLPEQFRNGMFVGQHGSWNRKPRSGYKVIFVPFENGEPSGQPVDVLTGFVSEEDKAQGRPVGVVIDKEGGLLVADDVGNIIWRVSAAE from the coding sequence ATGCAACGGCCCAATCCGCTTATACCCGTCGGACTGATCTTTCTGCTTGCAGCGTGCGGCGACAAAGCCCAGCTCTCGGTTTCCGAAGGCACCGGAAAGGATCCGAAGTTGCCCGACCCTACCCAGACCTTCATCCCAACCGTCAACATCGCCAAGGCCACCGGCTGGCCCTCCGGCGAAAAGCCCCAGGCAATCGAAGGCACACAGGTCGAAGCGTTCGCCGATGACCTGAAGCATCCCCGCTGGCTCTATGTACTCCCCAACGGCGATGTGTTGGTCGCCGAAACCAATGCCCAACCCAAGTCCGGCGGTGAAGACGACGGCTTCAGCATCCGCGGCTGGATCCAGGGCATGATAATGGAAGACGCTGGCGCTTCGGTTCCCAGCGCCGACCGCATCACGCTGTTGCGGGACACTGACGGCGATGGCGTTGCCGATGAACGCTCGACATTCCTGGAGGACCTGCGGTCACCCTTCGGCATGGCCCTCGTGGGTAACGATTTCTATGTCGCCAATACCAACGCGGTAGTCCGCTTTCCATACGAGGAGGGGCAGACGCGTATCACCGCCGAGGGTAGCCAAGTCACGGAGCTGCCCGCAGGGCAGATCAACTACCACTGGACCAAGAGCCTTGTGGCCAGCCCGGATGGCAGCAAGCTGTATGTAGGCGTGGGCTCCAACAGCAACGTTGGCGAAAAAGGCCTCGATAAGGAAAAAGGCCGTGCGGCCATTTGGGAGATCGATCCAGGAACCGGCGAGTACCGGGAATATGCCACCGGCCTGCGCAACCCCGTAGGTATGGCGTGGCAGCCTGATACGGGCGAGCTCTGGGTTGCCGTCAACGAACGCGACGAACTCGGGAGCGACTTGGTACCGGACTACATGACATCAGTCCGGGAAGGCGGTTTCTACGGCTGGCCCTACAGCTATTTCGGCGATCATGTCGACGAGCGAGTGGAGCCGCCAGCTCCCGAGAAGGTCGCCGAAGCCATTGTGCCGGACTATGCCCTTGGCCCGCATACGGCATCACTGGGCCTGACCTCGGCCGAAGGCAACAACCTCCCCGAACAGTTCCGCAACGGCATGTTCGTCGGCCAACACGGTTCCTGGAACCGCAAGCCGCGCAGCGGTTACAAGGTCATTTTCGTGCCGTTTGAAAATGGCGAACCCAGTGGCCAGCCGGTGGATGTATTGACGGGCTTCGTCAGCGAAGAGGATAAAGCACAGGGCCGCCCTGTAGGCGTTGTTATCGACAAGGAAGGTGGCCTGCTAGTCGCGGATGATGTGGGCAACATCATCTGGCGGGTCAGTGCGGCTGAGTAA
- a CDS encoding dicarboxylate/amino acid:cation symporter: MNSSLILRVGIALVLGVVVGLLGGQPVADWLAPFGDLLLQLLKFLIVPIILFTLMVGVNQANVGSMGRVGRKLLGYYVATTAFAIVVGLTVATLLEPGTGMTLDENAQVEVPENPGFVNVLLSIVPTNIVGAFSEPNLLGIIFTAIVFGIALLKLRESKSHGEQGERLYQVVEALSAVTLKVMAGVLHYVPIGVFAIVAETAGEQGVNTILALGDMVLVLYVALLIHLLIYCGLMRLFGVQLGPFFREARTPMATAFATQSSSGTLPLTLDAARRMNLPQSIYGFSLPLGATINMDGAAIRIAISAVFAANVAGAPLDLVTMVEIVLIGTLISVGTAGVPGAGIVMIATVFAQVGLPIEAVALLVSIDALVGMGATGLNVTGDLVGTAIISRTERKYVRTGEQTQRDGGEAKVDVAT, encoded by the coding sequence ATGAACTCATCTTTGATTCTGCGTGTAGGCATTGCTCTCGTGCTGGGCGTGGTTGTCGGTCTGCTGGGTGGGCAGCCGGTTGCGGACTGGCTGGCGCCGTTTGGCGACCTGCTCTTGCAGCTCCTGAAATTCCTGATCGTGCCGATCATCCTGTTCACACTCATGGTGGGCGTCAATCAGGCCAATGTCGGCAGCATGGGACGTGTCGGTCGAAAGTTGCTGGGCTACTACGTAGCGACCACCGCGTTTGCCATTGTTGTCGGATTAACAGTGGCAACCCTGCTGGAGCCGGGTACCGGCATGACACTGGATGAGAATGCTCAGGTGGAGGTGCCTGAGAACCCCGGCTTCGTCAACGTGCTGCTCAGTATCGTACCGACCAACATTGTGGGCGCCTTCAGTGAACCCAATCTGCTTGGCATTATCTTCACGGCCATCGTTTTTGGCATTGCGCTGTTGAAACTGCGTGAAAGCAAATCCCATGGGGAGCAGGGAGAGCGCCTATATCAGGTGGTCGAAGCACTAAGTGCCGTAACCCTGAAGGTGATGGCTGGTGTGCTCCACTATGTCCCGATTGGCGTGTTCGCGATTGTCGCAGAGACGGCGGGCGAGCAGGGCGTCAATACCATCCTGGCGCTGGGCGACATGGTTCTCGTCCTCTATGTCGCGCTACTCATCCATTTGCTGATCTATTGCGGGTTGATGCGGCTATTTGGCGTTCAATTGGGACCGTTCTTTCGCGAAGCGCGTACCCCGATGGCCACTGCTTTTGCCACCCAGAGCAGTTCCGGTACGCTCCCGCTTACCCTGGACGCCGCCCGTCGTATGAATTTGCCGCAGAGTATCTACGGCTTCAGTCTGCCGCTGGGCGCGACCATTAACATGGACGGTGCGGCCATCCGTATCGCCATTTCCGCCGTGTTTGCAGCCAACGTGGCGGGCGCGCCGTTGGACCTGGTCACCATGGTCGAGATCGTGTTGATAGGTACGCTAATATCCGTCGGCACGGCGGGTGTACCCGGAGCGGGTATCGTTATGATAGCCACCGTTTTTGCCCAGGTGGGCCTGCCCATCGAGGCCGTGGCTCTCCTCGTTTCCATCGATGCTCTGGTGGGTATGGGGGCGACGGGGCTCAATGTGACTGGCGACCTGGTAGGTACAGCCATCATTTCCCGAACTGAACGGAAGTATGTGAGAACGGGAGAGCAAACGCAGCGTGATGGCGGTGAGGCAAAGGTCGATGTCGCGACGTAA
- a CDS encoding outer membrane beta-barrel protein produces the protein MTRSIYSILAVPFLAVVLIATAEVAFAGSDSGVYIGGSVGSSQLDYDDELADIGEVEFDDDDAGYKIFVGYNLGLIPLVDLAVEGAYVDFGNFSGRIAGASGRDLDVTGWTGAGLAGFKLGPIGVFGKVGAINWDSDIDVIGDDDGTDPFYGVGARFTLFSFQVRAEYERYDLDDFDIDYFSVGAAFTF, from the coding sequence ATGACACGTTCCATATACTCCATTCTTGCAGTTCCATTCCTTGCAGTTGTTCTTATAGCGACCGCCGAAGTGGCATTTGCAGGCAGTGATAGCGGTGTCTATATCGGTGGTTCTGTGGGCTCGTCACAGCTGGATTACGACGACGAGCTTGCGGATATCGGGGAAGTTGAGTTCGATGACGACGATGCCGGCTACAAGATCTTCGTCGGCTATAACCTTGGGCTGATCCCGCTGGTGGACCTGGCTGTTGAAGGCGCCTATGTGGACTTTGGCAACTTCAGTGGCAGGATTGCCGGTGCCAGTGGACGGGATCTGGACGTGACCGGCTGGACCGGCGCTGGACTCGCCGGTTTCAAGTTGGGGCCCATCGGCGTGTTCGGTAAGGTCGGCGCCATTAACTGGGACAGTGATATCGATGTGATAGGCGACGATGACGGCACCGATCCTTTCTATGGCGTGGGTGCGCGTTTTACCCTGTTCTCGTTTCAGGTCAGGGCGGAATACGAGCGCTATGACCTGGATGATTTCGATATCGACTACTTTTCGGTGGGCGCAGCGTTCACCTTTTGA
- a CDS encoding BCCT family transporter, which produces MEELARKLGLRTNPTIFFVSAGIMVVFLIAILVAPGPIGDAFGAGRTWIVTNLGWFFIFGVTSWVAFLLYMALSRYGSIRLGGNDAKPEYGNISWFTMLFAGGIGTVLMFWGVAEPMSHFANPPRPDVEPFTVEAADDAMGFAIYHLGLHTWAIFTLPGLAFAYYIYRYDLPMRFSSVFYSLIGNRIYGRLGKALDIFAILGTLFGVAVSLGMGTQQINAGLTELLGVPNAVGTKVIIIGVLTTVAVCSIVAGLDKGIKVLSNINIGMAVGLMFFVLFAGSTVFLLRALVETFGIYITNFLPMSFWNDALAEYTHEQGGWGWQGNWTVFYWAWTVTWSPFIGIFVARISKGRTIREFVLGVLFAPSIFTLVWFAIFGWSAMEIDGIGQEARAALGDQAGALAQEVEQSIPLAIFAFFDHFPAATLIQGLSVVIVAIFFSTSSDSASLVVDMLCTGTPDPGPVHQRVFWGVSEGALAALLIVLAGEAGLTALQQVITVVGLPMFILVCVMAVALFRGVLRENISEVRVGLPPKVEELRE; this is translated from the coding sequence ATGGAGGAACTTGCGCGCAAGCTTGGGTTGAGGACCAACCCGACTATTTTCTTCGTTTCGGCGGGGATCATGGTCGTTTTCCTGATAGCCATCCTGGTGGCGCCAGGTCCGATTGGGGACGCTTTCGGCGCGGGACGAACATGGATCGTCACCAATCTCGGCTGGTTCTTTATCTTCGGGGTCACCAGCTGGGTTGCCTTCCTGCTCTACATGGCGCTCAGCCGTTATGGGTCGATACGTCTGGGCGGCAATGATGCCAAGCCTGAATACGGCAACATTTCCTGGTTCACCATGTTGTTTGCAGGCGGTATCGGTACCGTCCTGATGTTTTGGGGGGTGGCCGAACCCATGTCGCATTTCGCCAACCCTCCCCGCCCGGATGTCGAACCCTTCACCGTCGAAGCCGCCGACGACGCCATGGGCTTTGCCATCTACCACCTGGGGTTGCATACCTGGGCGATCTTCACCCTGCCCGGGCTTGCGTTCGCCTACTACATCTACCGCTATGATCTGCCGATGCGTTTCAGTTCGGTGTTCTACTCGCTGATCGGGAACAGGATCTATGGTCGGCTGGGCAAGGCGCTGGATATTTTTGCCATCTTGGGAACACTGTTCGGGGTGGCGGTTTCGCTCGGTATGGGTACCCAGCAGATCAATGCCGGCCTGACCGAATTGCTCGGCGTCCCCAATGCCGTCGGCACCAAGGTGATCATTATCGGTGTCCTGACCACCGTTGCTGTCTGCTCTATCGTGGCCGGTCTGGATAAGGGCATCAAAGTACTGTCGAACATCAATATCGGCATGGCCGTGGGGTTGATGTTCTTCGTTCTGTTCGCCGGTTCCACCGTCTTCCTGCTGCGCGCCCTGGTTGAGACTTTCGGTATCTACATTACCAATTTCTTGCCGATGTCGTTCTGGAACGACGCGCTGGCGGAATACACCCACGAGCAAGGTGGTTGGGGCTGGCAGGGCAACTGGACGGTCTTCTACTGGGCCTGGACAGTCACCTGGTCGCCGTTCATCGGCATATTCGTGGCGCGGATTTCCAAGGGGCGGACCATCCGCGAGTTTGTCCTGGGTGTTTTGTTTGCGCCATCAATCTTTACCCTGGTCTGGTTCGCGATTTTCGGCTGGTCGGCAATGGAAATTGACGGTATCGGCCAGGAGGCGCGGGCTGCACTCGGTGACCAGGCGGGCGCCCTGGCGCAGGAAGTGGAGCAAAGTATTCCGCTGGCGATTTTTGCGTTCTTCGACCACTTCCCTGCAGCTACCCTGATCCAGGGGCTGTCCGTTGTGATCGTCGCCATCTTCTTCTCCACCTCATCGGATTCGGCGTCCTTGGTGGTCGACATGCTGTGTACGGGTACCCCGGACCCGGGTCCGGTGCACCAGCGCGTATTCTGGGGTGTGTCGGAAGGTGCGCTCGCAGCCCTGCTTATCGTCCTGGCGGGCGAGGCTGGCCTGACAGCCTTGCAGCAGGTGATCACCGTTGTCGGGTTGCCTATGTTTATCCTCGTGTGCGTCATGGCCGTTGCGTTATTCCGGGGTGTGCTGCGGGAAAATATCAGCGAGGTTAGGGTCGGCCTGCCGCCCAAGGTCGAGGAGCTGCGAGAGTAG
- a CDS encoding STAS domain-containing protein yields MEIYTPVTLLWDRVLMLPIVGVVDSQRAQSIMETMLARIEETEARVVILDIEGVETVDTAVANHLIKITQATQLMGARCVVSGISPAIAQTLVQLGIPLTEIVTRATLRDAVYYALQTLGLDIRQSANSPLR; encoded by the coding sequence ATGGAAATCTATACCCCCGTGACCCTGCTTTGGGATCGTGTCCTGATGCTCCCAATTGTGGGTGTCGTTGATTCCCAGCGTGCGCAGTCCATTATGGAAACGATGCTTGCCCGCATCGAGGAGACCGAGGCGCGGGTCGTGATTCTCGATATCGAAGGGGTGGAGACGGTCGATACGGCCGTTGCCAATCACTTGATCAAGATTACCCAGGCTACCCAATTGATGGGCGCGCGCTGTGTGGTTTCCGGTATTTCTCCGGCTATCGCCCAGACGCTGGTTCAGTTGGGGATTCCTCTAACCGAGATCGTGACTCGGGCGACACTTCGTGACGCGGTGTATTACGCATTGCAGACGCTGGGGCTCGATATCCGTCAGTCAGCGAATTCACCCCTACGGTAA
- a CDS encoding STAS domain-containing protein: MGKCLIVSVQVELYDDVVVQVQNGILAKVRESRLRGVLLDVSMVEIMDAHITQCLSETLQMVEMLGARTVMVGIRPAVASALMDLDTPPLHLRTAVTLEQGMAMLEPFIQDSEPASLSEDDPVSIDEAEVDADAPAVDDSVSLLDDYTSQALTTPTDPENTRGR; the protein is encoded by the coding sequence ATGGGTAAGTGCCTGATCGTATCGGTTCAGGTTGAGCTCTATGACGATGTCGTTGTACAGGTTCAGAATGGAATACTGGCGAAAGTGCGTGAATCTCGTCTTCGGGGCGTTCTGCTCGACGTTTCGATGGTCGAAATCATGGATGCGCATATCACCCAGTGTCTGAGTGAGACACTCCAGATGGTGGAAATGCTCGGCGCACGTACTGTCATGGTGGGTATAAGGCCTGCCGTGGCGAGTGCATTGATGGATCTGGATACGCCACCTCTGCATTTGCGTACAGCGGTCACCCTGGAGCAGGGGATGGCGATGCTTGAGCCTTTCATACAGGATAGTGAGCCCGCGTCGTTGAGCGAGGATGATCCTGTTTCGATCGATGAAGCTGAGGTTGATGCCGACGCCCCTGCCGTCGATGATAGCGTGTCCTTACTGGATGACTATACGAGCCAGGCTCTAACCACTCCAACCGACCCGGAAAACACTCGTGGGCGCTGA
- a CDS encoding anti-sigma regulatory factor yields the protein MGADRDIRYVEINKENDVAHAVFEAHDLSSAMGFRRTDQFMIATSVSELARNASLHGGGGRITLRAVTENGRTGIEVIAEDTGSGIADIDKALQEGFSTIGTLGLGLPGVKRLMDEFCFDDQRKQGTRIVVRKWLR from the coding sequence GTGGGCGCTGACCGTGATATACGCTATGTGGAAATTAATAAAGAAAACGATGTCGCCCATGCAGTCTTCGAAGCTCATGACCTTTCTTCCGCCATGGGGTTTCGTCGAACCGACCAGTTTATGATTGCCACTTCCGTGAGCGAATTGGCGCGCAACGCGTCCCTTCACGGCGGCGGGGGGCGGATAACATTAAGGGCGGTCACTGAGAATGGGCGTACTGGTATAGAGGTGATCGCCGAGGATACGGGATCAGGTATAGCCGATATCGATAAGGCGTTGCAGGAAGGGTTCAGCACCATCGGCACCCTGGGGCTTGGGCTGCCGGGCGTGAAACGCCTGATGGACGAGTTCTGTTTCGACGACCAACGAAAACAGGGCACCCGCATTGTGGTGCGTAAGTGGCTCAGATGA
- a CDS encoding SpoIIE family protein phosphatase codes for MTLHLDYALATQSHIDEDADVCGDTGLIKNTDEGVFLALIDGLGHGPDADEIARQARSYLEHAYRKASLVDIIQGLHQSLRRTKGAVVALCRINTSSGELNYAGVGNISAKLYAPNPITFVPREGIVGDVMSSPREETLILSPGMVLILHSDGLPAHKDFSGALSSERSAQAIAEGLLFEYGKDDDDVSCIVVKVD; via the coding sequence ATGACCCTGCATTTGGATTATGCGTTGGCGACGCAATCTCACATCGATGAGGACGCCGATGTTTGTGGGGATACCGGGTTAATAAAAAACACTGATGAAGGGGTATTCCTCGCGCTCATCGATGGGCTGGGTCACGGGCCTGATGCAGACGAAATCGCGCGTCAGGCGCGGTCATACCTCGAGCATGCGTATCGAAAGGCCAGCCTGGTCGATATCATCCAGGGTTTGCACCAAAGCCTTCGCAGGACCAAGGGGGCCGTGGTGGCTCTCTGTCGAATCAATACGTCCTCTGGTGAGCTGAATTATGCCGGCGTGGGGAATATCAGCGCCAAGCTCTACGCGCCGAACCCCATTACGTTCGTTCCTCGGGAAGGCATTGTTGGAGACGTCATGAGCAGCCCGCGTGAAGAAACACTCATTCTTTCCCCGGGCATGGTTCTGATTTTACACAGCGATGGTTTACCGGCACACAAGGATTTTAGCGGGGCGTTGTCTAGCGAGCGCTCGGCTCAGGCGATCGCCGAAGGTCTTTTGTTTGAGTATGGCAAGGACGACGACGATGTCAGCTGTATCGTAGTCAAGGTGGACTGA
- a CDS encoding putative bifunctional diguanylate cyclase/phosphodiesterase — MIELATFPINSSAAITGARNRVRFLAEDLEFDVFASTRLAAVTSNLCRRLYKHGNDASLTIGFGEYHQDCSLQLIFRGSSNPLSRHDAGSLFDDAYPLRLETGHHGFTVIKRIPNRAFDPSERFIIDQRERLVRLTKAELLEEVQQRNEELTALLDEVKQQSEREKELAAAAAVAEVERREARELEKAYRKLAKAHEHEHRLANYDAVTGLPNRTCFEDRLTQAIERAEREPQNLAVMFLDLDHFKNVNDTVGHAEGDQLLREVAERLLGCVRKSDTVARLGGDEFTLALMNIAHPEVAAEVARSILQSISQPFVLGGREFYIGSSIGIAVYPDDGDTVDLLLRNADTAMYEVKKLGRNNHQFYSPEMNSQAKARLDLENSLRKAVKNEQLKLYYQPQLDCATGEIVSMEALLRWHHDDYGSMPLEQFIPLAEETGLIVDIGYWAVREACRQNKAWQDAGYAPMPVAVNLSMRQFEQRDLADDIMDILDETGLDPRWLELELTEGVFLHHVESARAMLASLKKAGVIISIDDFGTGYSSLSQLRRLPIDTIKVDCAFSQGITEDPDDAAIVSSIIVLAHNLKLNVIAEGVENEAQLAFLREHGCNQWQGYLFSKALPPEDFEALLRERHSPERKSGTGG, encoded by the coding sequence ATGATTGAATTGGCGACGTTTCCCATAAACAGCTCAGCGGCAATAACCGGCGCGCGTAATCGCGTACGGTTTCTCGCGGAGGATCTGGAGTTTGATGTCTTCGCATCGACCCGCCTGGCGGCTGTAACCTCCAACCTTTGTCGCAGACTCTATAAGCACGGAAACGATGCCAGCCTCACCATCGGCTTTGGTGAATACCACCAGGATTGCAGTCTGCAGCTGATTTTCAGGGGTAGCAGCAATCCATTAAGCCGCCACGACGCCGGATCCCTCTTCGACGACGCATACCCACTTCGCCTCGAAACTGGTCACCACGGATTTACGGTGATCAAGCGTATACCGAACCGGGCATTCGATCCGTCGGAACGCTTTATTATCGACCAACGCGAGCGTTTGGTTCGTCTAACGAAGGCAGAATTACTCGAAGAGGTGCAGCAGCGGAACGAGGAACTTACCGCCTTGCTCGACGAGGTGAAACAGCAATCCGAACGGGAAAAAGAGCTCGCGGCTGCTGCGGCAGTCGCGGAAGTGGAACGTCGCGAGGCCCGCGAACTGGAAAAGGCCTACCGCAAATTGGCCAAGGCCCACGAGCATGAGCATCGGCTCGCCAACTACGATGCGGTCACGGGCCTGCCTAACCGGACCTGCTTCGAGGATCGGTTGACCCAGGCTATAGAACGAGCCGAACGTGAACCGCAAAACCTGGCGGTCATGTTCCTGGATCTCGACCACTTCAAGAATGTGAACGACACGGTCGGTCACGCAGAAGGGGACCAGCTGTTGCGCGAAGTAGCTGAGCGGCTGCTGGGATGCGTTCGCAAGAGCGATACCGTGGCCCGCCTGGGCGGTGACGAGTTCACACTGGCCCTTATGAACATCGCCCATCCCGAAGTGGCCGCCGAGGTGGCGCGCAGTATCCTGCAGAGCATCTCGCAGCCGTTTGTCCTTGGAGGGCGCGAATTCTATATCGGCAGCAGCATTGGTATCGCCGTTTATCCGGACGATGGCGACACCGTTGATCTCCTGTTGCGCAATGCCGACACGGCCATGTATGAAGTCAAGAAGCTGGGCCGCAATAACCACCAATTCTACTCCCCAGAGATGAACAGCCAGGCCAAGGCGAGGCTGGACCTGGAAAATAGTTTGCGCAAGGCCGTTAAGAACGAGCAACTGAAACTGTACTACCAGCCCCAGCTCGACTGTGCCACGGGTGAAATCGTCTCGATGGAGGCCCTGTTACGCTGGCATCACGACGACTACGGCTCGATGCCCCTGGAGCAGTTCATTCCCCTGGCCGAGGAAACCGGTTTGATCGTGGACATCGGGTATTGGGCGGTGCGGGAAGCCTGTCGACAAAACAAGGCGTGGCAGGATGCCGGCTATGCGCCAATGCCTGTGGCCGTGAACCTTTCGATGCGTCAGTTCGAGCAGCGTGACCTGGCTGACGACATTATGGACATCCTGGACGAAACCGGGCTTGATCCCCGGTGGCTGGAACTGGAACTCACTGAAGGTGTGTTTCTCCATCATGTCGAGAGCGCAAGAGCGATGCTAGCTTCGCTCAAGAAAGCCGGCGTGATCATCTCAATCGATGATTTCGGGACGGGATATTCGTCGTTGAGCCAGCTCAGGCGACTGCCGATCGATACGATCAAGGTGGATTGCGCGTTCAGCCAGGGTATCACCGAGGATCCGGACGACGCCGCCATCGTCAGCTCCATTATCGTATTGGCGCATAACCTCAAACTGAATGTGATTGCCGAGGGGGTCGAGAACGAAGCCCAGTTGGCGTTCCTGCGGGAGCACGGGTGCAACCAGTGGCAGGGCTATCTGTTCAGCAAGGCGCTGCCCCCTGAAGATTTCGAAGCGCTCTTGCGCGAACGGCATAGCCCTGAGCGGAAAAGCGGCACTGGGGGGTGA
- a CDS encoding zinc ribbon domain-containing protein YjdM: protein MSQLPPCPQCSSEFTYEDGIQLVCPECGHEWSEAEQAEAETDALVRDANGNPLQDGDTVTVIKDLKVKGSSLVVKVGTKVKNIRLVTGDHDIDCKIDGIGAMKLKSEFVRKA from the coding sequence ATGTCCCAGCTCCCACCTTGCCCCCAGTGCAGCTCTGAATTTACTTACGAAGACGGCATCCAGCTTGTCTGTCCCGAATGTGGCCATGAATGGTCGGAAGCCGAGCAGGCCGAAGCAGAGACAGATGCATTGGTTCGCGACGCCAATGGCAATCCGTTGCAGGATGGCGATACGGTTACGGTCATCAAGGACCTTAAGGTGAAGGGCTCAAGCCTGGTTGTCAAAGTGGGTACCAAGGTCAAGAACATTCGCTTGGTGACTGGGGATCACGACATCGATTGCAAGATAGACGGCATCGGCGCCATGAAGCTGAAGTCCGAGTTCGTCAGGAAGGCCTGA
- a CDS encoding acyl-CoA thioesterase domain-containing protein, protein MTDNPITHEAQKHPFDRNTSLEPLENARFRGDFPHAYANMVGPYGGITAALLLKAVLTHPERQGEPVAMTVNFAAPMAETEFEIVPKVSRTNRSTQHWTLELVQDGAIVATATVFLAIRGDSWSGADVTMPQVPQPSDIEPLDTQGYMR, encoded by the coding sequence ATGACTGACAACCCCATCACGCATGAAGCCCAGAAGCATCCGTTTGACCGGAACACGAGCTTGGAGCCGCTGGAAAATGCGCGGTTTCGGGGAGACTTTCCGCATGCGTATGCCAACATGGTCGGTCCCTACGGCGGTATCACCGCGGCTTTGCTGCTTAAGGCGGTGCTGACGCACCCCGAACGCCAGGGCGAGCCGGTGGCCATGACGGTCAATTTCGCGGCGCCGATGGCGGAGACTGAGTTCGAGATCGTACCGAAAGTCAGCCGCACCAATCGCTCGACCCAACACTGGACCCTCGAATTGGTCCAGGATGGAGCCATTGTCGCTACGGCAACCGTATTTCTGGCGATACGCGGCGATTCATGGTCTGGCGCCGACGTCACCATGCCCCAGGTCCCTCAGCCCAGCGATATTGAGCCATTGGACACCCAGGGCTATATGAGGTGA